A window of Microbacterium hominis genomic DNA:
TCCGCAGCCGCTCCCGCCCGCGATGCCCAGCTTCCGGTCGAGACCGACCCCGAACTGGTCGCCGACGACGGTCATCCGCTGACCCGCGAGGAGTATCGGCGTAATCTCGACGCATGAGCAAGGCGCTGTTCATCGTCGACGTGCAGAACGACTTCACCGAGGGGGGCGCCCTCGGCGTCGAGGGAGGGGATGCCGTCGCCGCCGCGATCTCGCGGTACCTGGTCACCCACGGCGAGGAGTATGCCGTCATCATCGCCTCGCGGGACTGGCATGACGGCGACGGCGACAACGGCGGCCACTTCGCCGCCGGGGAGCCGGACTTCGTCGACACGTGGCCGGTGCACTGCGTGGCAGGGACCGAGGGTGCCGAATACGACGCGGGCCTGGACACGTCAGCGGTCACCCACCACGTCAAGAAGGGGCAGGGCAAGCCGGCGTACTCGCTGTTCGAGGGGACGACGGATGCCGGCGAGACGGTGTCCCAGCTGCTCGATGCGCACGGGGTGGTCGATGTCGACGTCACGGGCATCGCGACCGACTACTGCGTGCGGGCGTCCGCCCTCGACGCCGTCGAGCACGGGCGCCACGTGCGCATCCTGACCGACCTGGTTGCCGGGGTCGCGCAGGCGTCGAGCGAGGCCGCGCTGGCGGAGCTCGCCCATGCCGGCGCGGAGCTGGCAGACAGCGGCGCCTGAGGTCTCACCGCGCGTCCGCGCCGCGTCCCTTCTCGGCGCCGCGGCCGTTCGCGCTCCCGTTGCCACCGCTGCCGGGGCCGGTGCGCACCTCGGACTCCTTCTGCGCGGTGCCGGCACCGCCGTTGTCGGAAACCTCCTCGCCGGTGGTGGCCGACGTGCCCCCCACGGGTGAGTCCGGCGCCGTGCCTTCGGCGGGCGCGACGGCGGGGTCAGCCGGCTGCGCGGGGTCATCCGGCTGCGCGGGGGCGGGCGTGGAGTCGACAGCCGTGTGCGTGACCGTCGACGGCGGCGTCACGGCAACGATGGATCGGGGCTCGAGCACCGTCGTCGTCTCCGAGGGTGCCGCCGCGAGCGAGAGCGACAGCCCGGCGACGCCGATGGCCGCACCGGCCGCCGCACCGGCCAGCAGCACGCCGAAGCGGCTCGCACGTCGCCGGGCGCGGTGAGAGCTTCCGGCCGACCGCTGCGGGGTATTCCCGGGCACGGCAGGCAGCGACCGCGTGCCGGTGGCGCGCGCGACCGGGGTGGCCGCCACCGGGAGCCGCACGGGCGCCGTCGCCGCATCGAGCGGGTTTCCCTCGGCGGCCAGCGGAAGGCACGCCCCGGCCGAGGCGACCTCCGCCGCGGCCGGGCGGTCGCGCGGATCGATCTCCGTCATCGACGAGAGCAGGCTTCGCCACAGCGGCGGGAGATCCGCCGGGATCGCGGGCCCGACGGTCAGGCGGGCCGCGAGGATCTCCGGTGCGGTCGAGCTGCGGAACGCGCGCTCGCCCGTGAGTGCCTCCAGCAGCACCAGGCCCAGACTGTAGACGTCGGCGGCGGCGGTCGGCTCGTCGCCGCGCACCTGCTCCGGGGCGAGGTACGCGGCGGTGCCGACGGTCATCCCGGGGGAGGTGACGCGCGTCCAGTCGGCGAGATGCGCGATTCCGAAGTCGGCGAGCTTCGCGCGGACGGGCTCCGTCTCCGCCTCGGTAAGCAGCACGTTCGACGGCGTGAGGTCGCGGTGCACGATGCCGGCGGCGTGCACAGCGTGCAGACCCTCGGCCAGGTCGACGGCGATCGAGGCGGCATCCACCATCGACAGCGCGCCGAGATCGAGCCGCCGACGCAGCGTCGGGCCCGGCACGTACTCCAGCACGAGGAATCCCGACCCGTCGTCGGCGACGTCGGCGTCGTACAGCGTGACCAGTCCCGGGTGGCTCACCGCGCCGAGCGCCGCGGCCTCGGCCCGCATGCGCCGCACGGCGGCGTGGTCGTCGGGAGCGGCGCGCATGACCTTGACGGCCACGGTGCGGTCGAGGGCCGTGTCGTGCGCGCGGTACACCGACGACATGCCGCCTTGGCCGATGCGCTCGGCGAGCACGTATCGGCCGCCGAGGACGACTCCCGGTGAAGGCGGCGCGATTGCGGGCATGCGAGCACGCTATCCATCCACGGGTCGTCGGCGATGCCCCTTGACGTGCCGGTCGGAACGTGCAATCGGCGAGGGAGTCAGGCGGATGTGCGGGTGCGACGAGAGAGGAAGAACGTGAACACGAGAGCGACGAGCGCCGTCGCGCACAGCAGCGACAGTCCGACGGTGTAGTTGTTCGCGTCCGCGTTGTAGGTCGCGCCCATCACCAGGGGCGGGAAGTACCCGCCGAGACCGCCCGCAGCCCCCACGATGCCGGTCACGGTCCCCACCCGCTCCGACGGTGCGCGCTGCGCGACCCACGTGAACACCGCGCCGGTGCCGAGACCCAGGAACGCCGCCATGGCGACGAACGACGAGCCCGCGGCGAGCTCGGGGGGCGGCTGGAAGGCGATCACCACCGCCATCACCGCGGCGCCAGCGAGGGAGATCATGAGCACCGCCGCCGGGCCGATGCGGTCCGAGAGCCAGCCGCCGACGGGGCGGGCGATCACCGCGGCGATCGCGAAGCCGGCGGTGCGGGCGCCCGCGTCGGCCAGGTCGTACGCGTAGATGTTGTTGAGGTAGGTGGGCAGGTAGGTGGAGAACGCCACGAAGCCGCCGAAGGTGACCGCGTACAGGAAGGCCATCTGCCACGTCACGGCGAGCTTCGACGCGGCGGCGAGCTTGGGCATCACCGGGTCGGTGTTGGGGCTCCACGCGGGGGAGTCCTCCATGAAGAACCAGACGATCGCCGCGACGACCAGAAGCGCTCCCGCCATGAGCAGATGGGTGGGGAGATAGCCGATGGCGGCCACG
This region includes:
- a CDS encoding isochorismatase family protein — its product is MSKALFIVDVQNDFTEGGALGVEGGDAVAAAISRYLVTHGEEYAVIIASRDWHDGDGDNGGHFAAGEPDFVDTWPVHCVAGTEGAEYDAGLDTSAVTHHVKKGQGKPAYSLFEGTTDAGETVSQLLDAHGVVDVDVTGIATDYCVRASALDAVEHGRHVRILTDLVAGVAQASSEAALAELAHAGAELADSGA
- a CDS encoding serine/threonine-protein kinase yields the protein MPAIAPPSPGVVLGGRYVLAERIGQGGMSSVYRAHDTALDRTVAVKVMRAAPDDHAAVRRMRAEAAALGAVSHPGLVTLYDADVADDGSGFLVLEYVPGPTLRRRLDLGALSMVDAASIAVDLAEGLHAVHAAGIVHRDLTPSNVLLTEAETEPVRAKLADFGIAHLADWTRVTSPGMTVGTAAYLAPEQVRGDEPTAAADVYSLGLVLLEALTGERAFRSSTAPEILAARLTVGPAIPADLPPLWRSLLSSMTEIDPRDRPAAAEVASAGACLPLAAEGNPLDAATAPVRLPVAATPVARATGTRSLPAVPGNTPQRSAGSSHRARRRASRFGVLLAGAAAGAAIGVAGLSLSLAAAPSETTTVLEPRSIVAVTPPSTVTHTAVDSTPAPAQPDDPAQPADPAVAPAEGTAPDSPVGGTSATTGEEVSDNGGAGTAQKESEVRTGPGSGGNGSANGRGAEKGRGADAR
- a CDS encoding nitrate/nitrite transporter — protein: MTATGATATPPQILPGRTKNLWLALLAFAITFWAWNLIAPLGVQYAANMGLDSTQTSILIATPVIVGSVGRIVTGALTDRYGGRLMFTVLTAVSAVPVVLVAIAGLNNSYALMIAFGFLLGIAGTTFAIGIPFVNAWYDPSKRGFATGLFGAGMGGTALSSFFTPRLVAAIGYLPTHLLMAGALLVVAAIVWFFMEDSPAWSPNTDPVMPKLAAASKLAVTWQMAFLYAVTFGGFVAFSTYLPTYLNNIYAYDLADAGARTAGFAIAAVIARPVGGWLSDRIGPAAVLMISLAGAAVMAVVIAFQPPPELAAGSSFVAMAAFLGLGTGAVFTWVAQRAPSERVGTVTGIVGAAGGLGGYFPPLVMGATYNADANNYTVGLSLLCATALVALVFTFFLSRRTRTSA